A genomic window from Companilactobacillus pabuli includes:
- a CDS encoding conjugal transfer protein, with protein sequence MKDKLLNSVKASWPYLLTLIIGLYLAEILAGSVMALSLYKLTFADHMPTVLKQLVLHPWHYYNLYLGQKNPVLIVVSIAVILYTIYFALKRNSKHKAWETADTETHGSATWGNLKELSDHYFSINAKDLTTAFNKSTKAEILKSLVDREKSAKGGD encoded by the coding sequence ATGAAAGACAAATTATTAAACAGCGTTAAAGCCAGTTGGCCGTATCTACTAACGCTAATCATTGGCTTGTATTTAGCGGAGATTTTAGCCGGATCAGTCATGGCCTTGTCGCTCTATAAGTTGACTTTTGCGGATCATATGCCAACGGTGTTAAAGCAGTTAGTCTTACACCCCTGGCACTATTACAACTTGTATTTGGGTCAAAAGAACCCGGTATTAATTGTCGTCAGTATCGCTGTGATCCTGTACACCATTTATTTTGCCTTGAAACGAAATAGTAAACATAAAGCGTGGGAAACCGCAGATACTGAAACTCACGGGAGTGCGACCTGGGGGAATTTAAAAGAATTAAGTGACCATTACTTTAGTATCAATGCCAAAGACCTCACCACAGCATTTAACAAGAGTACCAAGGCAGAAATTCTCAAATCATTAGTGGATCGAGAAAAGTCAGCGAAGGGAGGAGATTAA
- a CDS encoding thioredoxin — MTLIKRVGKALAVIVVVLAVSGFAGHQYVNHVEKQRSIVTLAKHSDKVLFFYRDDCPDCQAIFHQIYWHNVISHNIILINMNQPKNRHYIQKYQLTAVPTLIHGKQRYTGTNQQRIKQIVGD, encoded by the coding sequence GTGACCTTAATTAAACGCGTTGGTAAAGCCCTAGCGGTAATCGTGGTGGTTTTAGCCGTTAGCGGGTTTGCTGGTCATCAATATGTCAATCACGTAGAAAAGCAGCGATCAATCGTGACGCTGGCTAAGCATTCTGATAAAGTTCTGTTCTTTTACCGTGATGATTGCCCGGATTGCCAAGCAATTTTCCACCAGATTTATTGGCATAACGTCATCAGTCACAACATCATTTTGATTAATATGAATCAACCGAAGAATCGGCATTACATTCAAAAATATCAACTAACGGCGGTGCCAACCTTGATTCATGGCAAGCAACGGTACACCGGCACCAACCAACAAAGAATTAAACAGATAGTAGGTGATTAG